The following proteins are encoded in a genomic region of Canis lupus familiaris isolate Mischka breed German Shepherd chromosome 6, alternate assembly UU_Cfam_GSD_1.0, whole genome shotgun sequence:
- the OCM gene encoding LOW QUALITY PROTEIN: oncomodulin isoform X2 (The sequence of the model RefSeq protein was modified relative to this genomic sequence to represent the inferred CDS: substituted 2 bases at 2 genomic stop codons) — MSITDVLSADDIAAALQECQDPDTFEPQKFFQTSGLSKMSASQVKDVFRFIDNDQSGYLDEEELKXVLSXACLRFFLQKFESGARELTESETKSLMAAADNDGDGKIGADEFQEMVHS, encoded by the exons ATGAGCATCACAGACGTCCTTAGCGCTGACGACATCGCAGCAGCCCTGCAGGAGTGCCAAG aCCCAGATACTTTCGAACCCCAAAAATTCTTCCAGACATCGGGCCTCTCTAAGATGTCGGCCAGTCAGGTGAAGGATGTTTTTCGGTTCATAGACAATGACCAGAGTGGATATCTGGATGAAGAAGAGCTTAAGTGAGTTTTGTCCTGAGCTTGCTTGC GTTTTTTCCTCCAGAAGTTCGAGAGTGGTGCTAGAGAGCTGACAGAGTCAGAAACCAAGTCTTTGATGGCAGCTGCAGACAATgatggtgatgggaaaattggAGCTGACG AATTCCAGGAAATGGTGCATTCTTAA